Below is a genomic region from Flavobacterium ginsengisoli.
AAACAAAAAATTACACTGCACAAATAGGATTTACAGATGGCACTTCAACAACAATTACTATCAATTTTAATGCAAACAATACTGTTTTTTGCTTTGTTAAACCTATCAGCGGTATTTTATCATCTTCTTTTGCTGGCTGTAACGCATGTAATTCAGGTCCAAGTCCTGAAAGGATAGCCGCAACTGCCGACGAAACAGAATCTGAAAGTAAGTACGAGATTATTGTTTCTCCTAATCCAACAACATCTGTATTAAACTTTACAGGTAAAAACTTAGGAAAATATGTTATTTCCTTATTTGATTCTGAAGGTAGAGTTTTAATTAAAGACGCTAAGATCACCTCTGAAATTAATGTTGAGAAATTTATTAAAGGAATATACGTTTATGTCATTACGGATCAAAATGGTTTTAAACAAGAAGGAAAAATTATCAAAGATTAATTTTTAGATAGTTAATTGATTTATAGTAATAAGCATAGAAAAACAGCCGTTAGGCTGTTTTTTTTTAGTTGTATTTGATCTAAGATTTTAGTTACTTTAAATTCCGCCATAACGCAACGTTGCCCCCAAAACTAGCATTGCAACACCAATTGAAGTAACAGTTAATATAATGACGGCCATTTTATTGATATTATAAGGCTTAAGTTTTGGAATAATGAAAAATTGTGCACAAACCGCACAAAAGAAAGTGCAGAAAAGCAAAATCAGTTTTATTGAAACTACCTTTTCAAATCCGCTAGAAAAGTGAAACCAGGTTTCGGCTTTAATTCCAAAATCATACGCCATCCAGATTCCAGTTATAATAAGTAAAGCAAGAGAAGACATTCCGAGTTTTTCATACTTTTTTTCGAAATTTAAAATAATCTTAGGATCTTTTTTCTTCAATGCTGTTGGAAGGTAGCAAATAGCTAAAAGCAAATGACCGCCAACCCAGATTGTGGCTGCCAAAAGATGAAGTATTAATACAAAATGATGCAAAGTCATAACGTGTTCATTTTGAGTTGTCAATCTCTAAAAATAACTTTTATTTTTGGAGTTGAGAAGTTTTTAAATTGTATTTCTTTATTTGAAAGGTCTAGTTTTGAAAGTGTTGGCACATTATTCATAAAGTGTTGCACATAATAGTTTCCTTCAAAATGCTTAGATTCAAGATATTTTATCATATTCACAAAATCATTCTTTGTAATTAAAGAAGAATGAAAAGTAGTGCGAACTTCAAATGGAATATTGGACCGAATTAAAATAGAAAGGCTTTCTTCAAATTCAGAAAATAAGCCTGATTGCGTTAGGTGTTTAAAGGTATGAGGAAGACTTTTGAAATCTAACGCGACATAATCAATTAATTGATCATGAATCAGGCTATTCAATATTTTTGGGTTGGAACCGTTGGTATCTATTTTCACCGCAAATCCCATTGTTTTGATTTCTTTTATAAAATCAATTATTTTTTTGTGTAAAGTGCATTCGCCACCACTTAATACTACGCCGTCTAATAATCCTTTTCGAGTTTTTAGGAAGGAAAGAACAGAATCAAAATCTATTTTTCCTTTTCCTAAAACAATATCAGGATTATAGCAGTATAAACACCGCATGTTACAGCCTGCAAACCACACAATGCAGGCCGTTTTATGCGGATAATCTAATAAAGTAAAAGGCGTGAGGCTAAATATTCCTTTAATAGATAATGGTTTCTTCGAAATGTGTACGCTGTTGGTGTTCACCTTTTTTTCCAATATTAAAACTTTCTACAGGTCTGTGATATCCCATTACACGTGTGTAAACCAAACATTTACTTCTTTGCGATTTATTTTCTTCTAGAATCTTACGCGTTTTCGTTTTCATAAGCCAAGTGTTTTTGATTGTTTTTATTGAGCAAAATTTCGTCGCATTTTGGACAATATTCATGTTCCCCATTTAAGTAGCCATGAATAGGGCAGATGCTGAAAATTGGTGTTACGGTTATATAGGGCAGTTTAAAGTTGGTGAGAACTTTTTTAACGAAGTTTTTACAGGCTTCTGGACTGCTTATTTTTTCTCTCATATAAAGATGCAAAACTGTACCGCCAGTATATTTGCATTGTAATTCATCTTGAAGCAATAAGGCTTCAAAGGGATCATCGGTATGATCGACTGGAATTTGTGAACTATTCGTATAGTATATATTTTCATTTTGTCCCGCTTGCAGAATTTCTGGAAAGCGTTTTTTATCTTCCTTTGCAAAACGATACGTTGTTCCTTCAGCTGGCGTCGCTTCTAGATTGTAAAGGTTTCCTGTTTCTTCTTGAAATTCTTTCATTCGAAGTCGAATATGATCTAGAATTTCTGTCGCGAAATGTATTCCCGAAGTGTCGGTTATATTTTGTTTTCCTTCAGAAAAATTCACAACCATTTCGTTCATTCCGTTTACGCCAATGGTAGAAAAATGATTTCTAAAATGTTTCAAATAGCGTTGTGTGTAAGGATAAAGACCTCGGTCGTACATTTGCTGGATGAAGATTCTTTTCTTTTCTAAAGTCGATTTAGCTATTTGAAGCAATTCATCTAAGTGTTCAAATAAAGTAATGATATTTCCTTTATGCAAATATCCGAGACGCGCCATGTTAATGGTTACCACGCCAATACTTCCCGTCATTTCAGCACTTCCAAAAAGACCGTTTCCGCGTTTTAGCAATTCTCTTAAATCGAGTTGTAAACGACAACACATACTGCGTACAGCATTTGGTTTATAAGCTTCTGGATTTTCGATTCGATTCCCGTTATCATCCAATAGATATTGGCTTCCAATAAAATTCTGGAAATAAGATGAACCAATTTTAGCTGTGTTTTCAAAAAGCAAATCGACATTTTCTCCATTCCAGTCAAAATCTTCAGTAATATTTACTGTTGGAATCGGGAAGGTAAACGGCTGTCCGTTTGCATCACCTTCTGTCATAATGGTATAATAGGCTTTATTGATGAGATTCATTTCTTTTTGAAAATCAGCATATTTCAGATCTATCAGTTTTGAAACGCCTCTGTTTTTAGCTTCCAAAATCAGATTTTCATCAGTGACCTTTAAAAATAAATGTTCGTCATTTCGGGTCGGAATCTGTTCTTTTAAATCTTCTGGCACATTCCAATCCAATGTAATATTTGTAAAAGGGGATTGTCCCCAGCGTGCTGGAACATTTAAATTGTAAACAAAACTTCTGATTCCTTTTAAAACTTCATCATAAGAAAGCTGATCTTTAAAAACATAAGGAGCCAAATAGGTATCAAAAGAACTGAAAGCTTGGGCGCCTGCCCATTCGCTTTGCAGAATTCCTAAGAAATTAGCCATTTGGCCTAATGCTTCTCTAAAATGAGAAGGAGGTCTGCTCTCGACACGGCCACGCACGCCGTTAAAACCTTCATTTAACAGCACACGCAAGCTCCAACCAGCGCAGTATCCGGTAAGACAATCCAAATCATGGATGTGTATGTCGCCATTCCTATGAGCAGAACCTTCTTCTTTATTGTATATTTTATCCAGCCAATAATTAGCGATTACTTTTCCAGCGGTATTACTGACTAGTCCCGCGTTTGAATACGAAATATTCGCATTAGCATTAATTCGCCAATCTGATTGATTAATGTATTCTTCAACAGTTTGTGTACTGTCTATATAAGTGGTGTCATCGTTTAAACCATTAATATGTTCTCGCTGTAATTTTCTCGTATGGCGATAAATTATAAACGAACGCATGGTTTGGAAATATCCGTTTTCAAAAAGCACTCTTTCAATCATGTCCTGAATTTCTTCTACAGGCCACGAAAACTTTACCTCAAGACCAGAAAGAACAGTATTGTAAATTCTTTTGTCGACAGGCTGACTGACGCTCTGAAAGGCTTTTTGAATGGCATCCTGAATTTTATAAGCTTCAAAAGGCTTATAATCTCCATTGCGTTTTATTACATATTTTTCCATGGTTTCGTTTTTATTTATGACACTTTTTCAAATGTTTTTTCAAGCTCAATTGCTTTTGGAAACAAGATGTTGTTTTCCAGATGAATGTGCTTTTTTAAATCCTTGTCAAATTCCTCTAGCATTAGAAAAGCTACTTTATAAGTGTTACATGAGTCAACTGGCGGTGTATAATTATTGGTTAATGCCGCAATTCTCTTAAAGCGTTGTCCTTCTGTAACATGATCATCTTTTAAGGTTACAATTGGTGCTTCAATAGATAAAAAAGGCGGTGTTTCCAGTTCTGTACCTTTACTGTGTGCGGCTTTCATTTTTTTAATAAAAGGAAAAACAACCAACTCTTCTCTTTTCATATGAGCCGTCAGATCTAAATACGTTTTTGAAAAAATAGTATGAATTTCATGAAGCTCAGGATGAATCGCACCGTGAACACCGCATAATTTATTTAAATACTCCAATATAACAGGGGACTTTTCTGTAACATATCTATGATGAGTTTTTGTTATATAATCTGCAATCATATCTGCAGACCAGCTTTTGTAATCAAAAGACTGATTGGCAGAACTGTTTCTTGCTTTTTCGATATGCTCAATAAGAACACTTTCTTCTATATCTCTTTTTTTGCAGACTTCTTCGATAGTTCGATGTCCTTTGCAACAGAAATCAATATGGAATTTTGTAAAAATGGTCGCTGTTTTGAAATCATCTGCGACGATTTCACCAATGGTTGTTTTACTTGTTAGTTTCATAATGGTTGGGGGTATAGATTTTTTATGGTTTCAGCATATTTTTTGGTCTTCTGCAGCTTTACATTGTTTAATGATTAACAAAGAAGCGGCAATCATGTTCGAAAATTCGATAAATGGAATCGTAATTTCGTGGGCTTCTGTAAGCGAAACGGCATAATTATGAAGCTCTTTTATTTTTTCAAAAGCTAACTCAGCATCACGTTCTTCACTTGTGTAAAATGAAGTAACCAGTTTTTGCAATTCTTTTTTAAGTATTTCAAAAGCAAGATAATCATCAACTTGATGCGCCTTTGGAAATTTCGGAATTAGTATTTGTGATGAAAAGATAAATTCGGCAATAGTTTTATCTACATTTTCTGAAGCCTGATGTGCAAAGACTAAACCTTCAAGAAGAGAGTTTGATGCGAGACGATTTTTACCATGAAGACCTGTTCTAGCGCATTCCCCAATTGCGTAAAGATTTTTTATTGAGGTAACTCCATTTTGGTCTACTTTAATTCCGCCACACTGATAATGTGCAGCAGGAACAACTGGAATTAAATCTTTTTCAGGTCTAATACCTAATTCATTGCAATGTGCCGTGATGACAGGAAATTGATTTGCAAAAGCTTTAGCATCTAAATGCCTGCAATCTAAATAAACATGATTTTTTCCGCTTATTTGAAGCTCCTTACTAATGGCACTTGAAACCATATCTCGTGTAGCCAATTCGCCTCGAATATCATATTTGAATAAAAATCTTTTTCCTTCCTCATTTACTATATGAGCACCAAAGCCTCTAACAGCTTCGGAAATCAAAAACAACGGATTCTCTTTTCCTGTATATAAAGCTGTTGGATGAAACTGAATGTATTGCATATCAGTAATTTCGGCACCTGCACGAGCTGCAATCGCTAATCCGTCTCCTGTTGCTATTTTTGGATTTGTTGTGTTTTCAAAAAGTTGACCGCATCCGCCTGTGCACAAAATAACAGTTCTTGCTCTAATGTATTTAATTCGGTTGTGTTTCTTTTCAAAGAAAAATGCCCCGGTACAAGTAGTTTTAGCTTTTTTTGTTTCGGTATTTAAGTCAATGACCATATGATTTTCTAAGAGCTCAATATTGGGCATTTTCTTGATTATTTTGAGCAGTTTCTGCTCGATTTCCTGTCCGGAGCTATCTTTATGATGTAATATTCTATGTTGTGAATGCCCGCCTTCTAAACCTAGATCCCATTGTCCTTTTTCATTTTTATCAAAAGAAGCACCTATTTCGATTAGTTCTCGAAGTCTTTCGGGAGCTTGTTTGATAACCATATTAACAACTTCTCTATCGCAGAGGCCTCCGCCAGAACGAAGCGTATCATGTATGTGTTTGTTAAAACTGTCTTTTATTAGGTCTGTCACTACAGCAATACCGCCTTGAGCAAGCTGTGTATTGGTATTTTTGGCTGTTTCTTTCGTCATTATAACAATAGATAAGTCTGGGCGTTTTTTTGCTGTTTTCATAGCAAAAAATAATCCCGAAATACCAGAACCGATGATAAGTATATCTGTTTTAAGCATGTTATTTTGATTTAAGGTTATTGCATTTTTTATGATAGTTCGAGCATTCTTTTAATAGGCTTTAAGGCTTCTATTCTCAGCTCGTCTTTAATTAGCATTTCTGGTCTTTCATTTTTGAGGCATAAATACAGTTTTTCGAGTGTATTCATTTTCATATAAGCACATTCACTGCAGGCACAGCTATTGTGATCTGTGGTAGGAGCCGGAATCAGCGTTTTATCGGGTACAGCTTTTGAAAGCTCATGCAGGATACCGGCTTCTGTGGCCACAATGAAAACGGCAGACAGGATCCGTTTTAATGAAATTAATAATTCCCGAAGTCGAGCCAATGTAATGTCTCGCTTTTAAAATATGTTCTTCAGATTCAGGGTGTGCCGCAATTTTTGCAGTCGGGTTTTTGTTATATATTTCAATTAGTTTGTCTAATGAAAAGGCTTCATGCACAACACAAGAGCCTTTCCATAAGACCAGTTCGCGTTTGGTTTCTTTTTGAAGGTATTTGCCCAAGTTTTCATCTGGAGCAAATATGATTTTTTGTTCTGCTGGTATAGATTCGATTATCTTTTTTGCATTTGCCGATGTGCAGACTAAATCGCTCATAGCTTTTATTTGGGCAGAACAATTGATGTAAGTGACCACAATATGATCGGGATGCTGTTCTTTGAATACTCTAAAATCTTCAGGCGGACAGCCGTCGGCAAGAGAGCAGCCAGCGTTCCAATCGGGTAACACTACTTTTTTGTCTGGGTTTAAAATTTTTGCTGTTTCTGCCATAAAGTGGACTCCTGCAAAAACAATAATATCAGCATTTGTATTTTGAGCTTTTTTTGCCAGTTCAAGACTATCTCCAATAAAATCTGCTATTTCCTGAATATCCTCATCTTGATAATAATGAGCCAGGATAACAGCATTTTTTTCCTTTTTCAATCGGATTATTTCCTGTACTAAAAAGTTCTTGTTCATTTTTAATTCTTTGAATTTTCAGCTTCGCTAACCTATAAAGCTGATGGTGTTTATTTTTAAGCCTGTATTAAAATATATTTTAATACATAATTTTAATAGGGTAAATATATTATCATCATTTTTTTCAAAACATGATTCTAATCATACTGTTTTATATTTGTTTGTATATGTTAATCTTGAGAATTGAATTCTAATTAAAAGAGAAGCTGAGATTTACAAAGACATTTCGACCCATTCGCGGAATTTTATTCCAGTCGGCATAAGTGGTGTAATATTTGTCAAAAATATTTTCTACACCGGTTTGTATTTTTAATTTGTTTTGGCTCCAATTGAAAGTATAGCCTGCATTAAGTCCAAAAATGAGATAATCTGGAGTTTTAGTTTGTCCGTACACTTTTGCAAATTCATTTTGGGCCAGATTTCCTAAAGCATTAATTCCAGCATTAAATTTTTCTTTCTTAAAATCGATTCCAGCGCTGTATTTAATTGGACTTATAAATGGTAGATTATTTCCTTCATTATCTTTTCCTGAACTATAAGTGAGTTGCGATTTGAATTGCCAATTTTTCAGAAAATCGTAAGTCAGATTAAAATCAGTATTGAATATTTTGGCATTGTCAATGGCCTCATATCTTTTTACTCCAGAAGCACCAATAGTCATAGGAAGCGTATTTGAATCAATTTTGCCTATTATATAATTTGAAAAATAGAAATAGGATCCTGTAATTTTTGCTGTGATTTGCGATTTTTTATAGCCAATTGAAAAGTTTCCCTCAAGAGCATTTTCATTTTTTAGATTAGGATTTCCTATATAATCATAAAAATCACTGCTGTTATACAGATAAAATCCGTAGCCTTCAGAAACTGAAGGAGCTCTTTCGGCGTAAGCCAACCCAAATCCGAACTCAAACTGCTCTTCAATTTTGGTGTAATTTGCGGCAAAGCTTTTTAGAAAACGGTCCTTTGAAGCATCCATATCAGGATAAAAAATGCGGAGACTCGCTAATCCGAAATCATTTGCTACGGTATTATTCTGGAATCCGAGATTTGCGCCAATTCTCAGATGATCTTTTTCGGAAATTTGTATGTTATCTTCTAAAGACAATCCGTTATATAAAGTTCTGACATCGGGCCATGTATACATAAACATCAGATTTTCATTAGGATCTGTCGGATACATGGTCATCTCTGCAATTGACTTATTATAAAAACCATTCAAGTCAGCTAGAAAAGTATGGTTTTTAATTTTTCCTTTAATTCTCGAATAATAACCATAAGTATCAGACCATCCAGGCATATCCATGTGTATCGGTACATTTGGTCTTTTGGTATCGTCCATTTTATGAGTTATAGAATTGTAATAGCCTTTTGTTTCCCAGTTTGTTATAAGGTTAGATTTTGGCACATATTTATAACTTAGAGATACAATTTTAGCTTCGGCTAAAGAAACATCCATAGGAAGGGCAGGGTAGCCCACATTTGTCGCTTTGTCATAAATTACAGAAGCTTCCAAAAGATTTTGTTTGTTTATAAAATATCCAGCAGTAGCAGAAATATTGTATTTGGTAAATTGAGAAAAAGGGACTTCTTTATTGCCACCAGCTTTATAATTATCGGCATCACGATGCATAAAATCGATATGGGTATAAAATCGAGAATCATTATACCCTAAAGACGTACCAATAATTTTTTGAAGATTATTGCTTTCAAAACCAGAATTTAAACTGCCGTTCCAGCCTGTAATTTTATCACTAAACTGATTCCGTTTTAAATCGACAGATCCGCCAATT
It encodes:
- a CDS encoding ribonucleoside triphosphate reductase; the protein is MEKYVIKRNGDYKPFEAYKIQDAIQKAFQSVSQPVDKRIYNTVLSGLEVKFSWPVEEIQDMIERVLFENGYFQTMRSFIIYRHTRKLQREHINGLNDDTTYIDSTQTVEEYINQSDWRINANANISYSNAGLVSNTAGKVIANYWLDKIYNKEEGSAHRNGDIHIHDLDCLTGYCAGWSLRVLLNEGFNGVRGRVESRPPSHFREALGQMANFLGILQSEWAGAQAFSSFDTYLAPYVFKDQLSYDEVLKGIRSFVYNLNVPARWGQSPFTNITLDWNVPEDLKEQIPTRNDEHLFLKVTDENLILEAKNRGVSKLIDLKYADFQKEMNLINKAYYTIMTEGDANGQPFTFPIPTVNITEDFDWNGENVDLLFENTAKIGSSYFQNFIGSQYLLDDNGNRIENPEAYKPNAVRSMCCRLQLDLRELLKRGNGLFGSAEMTGSIGVVTINMARLGYLHKGNIITLFEHLDELLQIAKSTLEKKRIFIQQMYDRGLYPYTQRYLKHFRNHFSTIGVNGMNEMVVNFSEGKQNITDTSGIHFATEILDHIRLRMKEFQEETGNLYNLEATPAEGTTYRFAKEDKKRFPEILQAGQNENIYYTNSSQIPVDHTDDPFEALLLQDELQCKYTGGTVLHLYMREKISSPEACKNFVKKVLTNFKLPYITVTPIFSICPIHGYLNGEHEYCPKCDEILLNKNNQKHLAYENENA
- a CDS encoding anaerobic ribonucleoside-triphosphate reductase activating protein, whose amino-acid sequence is MNTNSVHISKKPLSIKGIFSLTPFTLLDYPHKTACIVWFAGCNMRCLYCYNPDIVLGKGKIDFDSVLSFLKTRKGLLDGVVLSGGECTLHKKIIDFIKEIKTMGFAVKIDTNGSNPKILNSLIHDQLIDYVALDFKSLPHTFKHLTQSGLFSEFEESLSILIRSNIPFEVRTTFHSSLITKNDFVNMIKYLESKHFEGNYYVQHFMNNVPTLSKLDLSNKEIQFKNFSTPKIKVIFRD
- a CDS encoding CopD family protein yields the protein MTLHHFVLILHLLAATIWVGGHLLLAICYLPTALKKKDPKIILNFEKKYEKLGMSSLALLIITGIWMAYDFGIKAETWFHFSSGFEKVVSIKLILLFCTFFCAVCAQFFIIPKLKPYNINKMAVIILTVTSIGVAMLVLGATLRYGGI
- the nrdD gene encoding anaerobic ribonucleoside-triphosphate reductase, with the translated sequence MKTKTRKILEENKSQRSKCLVYTRVMGYHRPVESFNIGKKGEHQQRTHFEETIIY
- the nadB gene encoding L-aspartate oxidase; amino-acid sequence: MLKTDILIIGSGISGLFFAMKTAKKRPDLSIVIMTKETAKNTNTQLAQGGIAVVTDLIKDSFNKHIHDTLRSGGGLCDREVVNMVIKQAPERLRELIEIGASFDKNEKGQWDLGLEGGHSQHRILHHKDSSGQEIEQKLLKIIKKMPNIELLENHMVIDLNTETKKAKTTCTGAFFFEKKHNRIKYIRARTVILCTGGCGQLFENTTNPKIATGDGLAIAARAGAEITDMQYIQFHPTALYTGKENPLFLISEAVRGFGAHIVNEEGKRFLFKYDIRGELATRDMVSSAISKELQISGKNHVYLDCRHLDAKAFANQFPVITAHCNELGIRPEKDLIPVVPAAHYQCGGIKVDQNGVTSIKNLYAIGECARTGLHGKNRLASNSLLEGLVFAHQASENVDKTIAEFIFSSQILIPKFPKAHQVDDYLAFEILKKELQKLVTSFYTSEERDAELAFEKIKELHNYAVSLTEAHEITIPFIEFSNMIAASLLIIKQCKAAEDQKIC
- the ric gene encoding iron-sulfur cluster repair di-iron protein — its product is MKLTSKTTIGEIVADDFKTATIFTKFHIDFCCKGHRTIEEVCKKRDIEESVLIEHIEKARNSSANQSFDYKSWSADMIADYITKTHHRYVTEKSPVILEYLNKLCGVHGAIHPELHEIHTIFSKTYLDLTAHMKREELVVFPFIKKMKAAHSKGTELETPPFLSIEAPIVTLKDDHVTEGQRFKRIAALTNNYTPPVDSCNTYKVAFLMLEEFDKDLKKHIHLENNILFPKAIELEKTFEKVS
- a CDS encoding TonB-dependent receptor plug domain-containing protein, which encodes MMKNLTATFLAVFSTICWAQEKPNDSLETVKLNEIIVIGSKPTLHLKQSKSLTSVEEYLSKSSKINMIKRGAYAWEPLINNMATERTVITIDGMRIFGACTDKMDPITSYVEVSNLAEATVASGQQASCHGAGIGGSVDLKRNQFSDKITGWNGSLNSGFESNNLQKIIGTSLGYNDSRFYTHIDFMHRDADNYKAGGNKEVPFSQFTKYNISATAGYFINKQNLLEASVIYDKATNVGYPALPMDVSLAEAKIVSLSYKYVPKSNLITNWETKGYYNSITHKMDDTKRPNVPIHMDMPGWSDTYGYYSRIKGKIKNHTFLADLNGFYNKSIAEMTMYPTDPNENLMFMYTWPDVRTLYNGLSLEDNIQISEKDHLRIGANLGFQNNTVANDFGLASLRIFYPDMDASKDRFLKSFAANYTKIEEQFEFGFGLAYAERAPSVSEGYGFYLYNSSDFYDYIGNPNLKNENALEGNFSIGYKKSQITAKITGSYFYFSNYIIGKIDSNTLPMTIGASGVKRYEAIDNAKIFNTDFNLTYDFLKNWQFKSQLTYSSGKDNEGNNLPFISPIKYSAGIDFKKEKFNAGINALGNLAQNEFAKVYGQTKTPDYLIFGLNAGYTFNWSQNKLKIQTGVENIFDKYYTTYADWNKIPRMGRNVFVNLSFSFN